The window ACCAAAAGTCACGCTTTAACATTAGGAGAATATTTAGAAACTCAAATCACTTTAGATTCTCCCATTAATATACATTTTAGTGGGTGTGTTAAATCTTGCGCTCAACATCATCAAGGTGATATTACATTTCTTGGTGTCAACATTAAGGCAGAAAATGAAACTTTGGAAGGATATCAAGTGTATCTTGGTGACGATACCTTACAACAATTTGGTCGTCAAATTTATGAAAATGTGACTTTTGCTGACTTGCCTCAACTCATGAACCGAATGTTGAAAGTGTATCAAATTAAACGGGTTAGTTCTCAAGAATCATTTAGAGAATTTGCCAATCGTTATGATATATCTGAACTCAAACAATTGTTCAGTGTTCAATCAATTTAAGTCTCAAATCCAAAAGCTCGAAATTATGTCTAATTATATACGTGATGCAAACGAAATATACAGAAAATCTTTCGCCATTATTCGCTCAGAAGCTAACTTAGATATTCTGCCTGAAGATGTAGCGCAAGTAGCTGTCCGTCTGATTCATGCCTGTGGAATGCCGGATATTGCCACAGATTTGGCATATTCACGAAATGCAGTAGAGTCAGGGAGAAAAGCCCTAGCAGCTGGCGCACCCATTTTATGTGATTGTCGTATGGTTGCCGAAGGTATCACCAGAAAAAGATTACCTGCCAATAACGCCGTTATCTGCACTTTGAATGATCCCGAAGTACCAACAATAGCGAAAAGGTTGGGAAATACCCGATCAGCAGCAGCTTTAGAATTATGGCGTTTTCATCTAGATGGGGCTGTTGTCGCTATTGGTAATGCACCCACAGCCTTATTTAGATTATTAGAAATGCTAGATGAGGGAGTGCCACGTCCAGCAGTAATTTTAGGCTTTCCCGTGGGTTTTGTTGGTGCCGCAGAATCAAAAGCCGCATTAGCCGCAGATAGCCGCAATGTACCATTTTTAACTTTACATGGACGACGGGGCGGCAGTGCGATCGCTTCTGCTGCTGTTAACGCCTTAGCCACAGAGGAAGAAATATGAACCCAAAAGGCCGTCTGTATGGAATTGGTGTCGGTCCTGGAGATCCAGAACTATTGACATTAAAAGCATTGCGCTTATTACGTTCGGCCTCTGTTATCGCCTATCAGTCAGCCATAGACCGGGAAAGTATTGCCAGAAAAATTGTGTCGCCATATTTACCCGGTCATCAAATTGAGGTTTTATATCATCTTCCTCGTGCCTTAGAACCAGAAAAAGCTCAAGCCATCTATGACAAAGAAGTTGAACCCATCGCCGAACATTTAGCCGCAGGTCGGGATGTGGTCGTATTGTGTGAAGGCGATCCGTTTTTTTACGGCTCTTTCATGTATATCTTTACTCGTTTATCTGATCAATATCAAACGGAAGTTGTCCCCGGCATTTCTTCCCTCATGGCCTGTCCAGTCTCCTTGGGTGTACCCTTCACCTACTACAACGATATTCTCACAGTTCTACCCGCCACACTGCCTACAGAAATGCTCACTGCCCAACTTTTAGCCACGGATGCAGCCGCAATTATGAAACTCGGCCGTCATTTTACTAAAGTCCGTGATGTCTTGCATCAATTGGGACTAGCTTCACGGGCAAAATATATTGAACGGGCAACCACCACCCAACAACGCATCATACCCTTAGATGAAGTAGATCCAGAACAAGTTCCTTATTTCTCAATGATCGTCATACCTACTAAGCAAAAGCTTTAATCCAGGAAGTTGAGTCATATCATAACCGATTAAACACTTATCATTAAGACAACAGGGAGACATGGAGTAGGGGTAAAAATACGTGGTGACAGACATAAGAAAACGGCTAGTTGAGATACTTAATACCCTGGTTCAGGATAGAGGCGTTGCAGGTGTTTCTGTTACGCTGAACATAAACCAGAAACCTGAATATGTTTGGCATCCTCCCTTGCTCCCTGATGAACCCGTATTCCTCGTATATAGCATTACTAAGATATTTACTACTGCTGTGTTGCTGTTGCTACAGGAGGAAGAGTTGTTAACCCTCGAAGATCCCTTAGCAGTTTGGTTTCCCAAAATTGGTCAAGCCGATTGCATTACCCTTCGCCAACTCCTCAACCATACTGCTGGCATTCCTGATTATGGTTCGCTGCGGGCTTACCACGATGCTGTACGCTCTTTTCCCTCTATTCCCTGGACATTTGAACAGTTCGCAGCAGTTACGTTTGACCAGGGGCTGTGCTTTGCTCCTGGAACAAGTTGGGCATACTCCAATCCTGGCTACCTGCTCCTCAAACGGATTATCGAAGCAGTGACTGGCAGTTCCTATCGCGATCTGATCTTTGATCGCATCATCCGACCGCTAGGATTGCGCCAAACTTTTGTGCCTGAATCGGTAGAAGAACTTTCCTCACTTACCCCAGCGACATCTTGTGCATTAGCACTTGACGGAACACCTCGTGATGTACGCCATTACTATCATCCTGGCTGGGTCTCCCACGGCGTTATTGCATCAACACCTTCCGAAATTGTACTTTTTTTGAATAGTTTGTTTAGCAATCTGCTCCTCCCTCAGCATTGTGTTGAAGAAATGGCAAGACTTGTGCCTGTTGCGCTGCCGACTATTGAAGGTTTAGCTACGCCAAAACCGACCCAGCCCTGGGTGAGGCCTAGTTATGGGTTGGGACTGATGGGAGATCCAGCATCAGCATGGGGGTTAATGTTGGGTCACAATGGAGGTGGTCCAGGATATAGCGCCAGTGCATTTCACTTTCCTGAATTAGGAGGGGTATCAATCTGCGCGATGTGTGCAATGGAAGAGGGACTTAAGGCGGAGGATATTGTTTTCGCTGTTTTATATCAAGTCCGGTAAATCACTGACGATATAAAATTATAAAATTGTCAGCGTTTTTCGATTTCAAAATCTCAGCATCAATTTTATCTTCCCAGGAGAGTGCTACCTTTTCTTATTGAACGTTTTTCACTTCTCTGATTTCAGTGCTTTCCATAATTCCAGGCTATAGATAAACCCCAACTGACCTGTTAGTTGAGATACAGGACTTACGCACAGAAGTTATCTGTGAAGACAGGGTGTAAGGGTTTTACTCTTGTGCATCTTTAACTGTTCATCACCTAACCCTTTTTTGCAAACCTTTGATTTTTCGTGTTTTTGCGTAAGTCCTAAGATAGTTGGAATCGAAAAATAGTCTAGTAGGACTATTGACTTTAACCGAAAAGCCTGATAAAATTAGCTTCGATGCGGAAGAACTATTTGGCAATAATAATTAAATAAATTTAAATATTAAATGAAAACAAGGGTTGCACCAGCCGTTGTCATACTGGGACAAAATAGTATCGCAGTAGCAAGGCAAATTATTAATATTTTACCAGGGGCGAAGTTGTACGGTTTAGCAAGTCGCACCTGTGATGTTGATGTTAGTTTTACGAGTTTTGGCGATACATTGCGGGAGTTGTTTGCTGCGGGTACACCTATAATTGGTATATGTGCGGCTGGTATTCTCATTAGAACTTTAGCACCACTGATTACAGATAAAAGTCAAGAACCACCAGTATTAGCTGTAGCTGAAGATGGAAGTGCAGTTGTACCGCTTTTGGGTGGACTAAGTGGAGTTAATGAATTAGCGCGTCAAATAGCAGAAGCTTTAAATATCCAAGCTGCAATTACAACTACAGGAGATTTGCGTTTTCGCACAGCCTTGTTATCTCCTCCTCCTGGATATCATTTAGCCAACCCAGAAGATGCAAAAAAATTTATAGCTGACTTATTAGCAGGGGCAAAAGTTAAATTAGTAGGAACAGCACCTTGGTTGAGTGAAAGTAACTTACCTATCGATGATAATGGCGAGTTAACCATTCAAGTTACAGAAAAAGAGGTGATTCCTCAACCTGACTGTTTAGTTTATCATCCCGCCAAGATTGCGATCGCCATAACTTCCCCCTCAACACAAACACTTACCCAAATTCACGAACTACTAGCAGACGCGCAGGTTTCCCCCAAAGCAGTCGCAGTCATCCTTGCACCTCTCTACCTAGCTGCTAACCCCATACTCCAAAATATCGCCAAAATCTTCCAAGTACCCACTCGGTTTTTCCAAGCCAGTCAACTGACAGAATTTACCACCCAAGGATACAGTTTTCACGAAGCAGTTGTTTTTGTCGGTACAGAACCAAATAACAAATCCTTGTGTTCTCCATTTTCCCAAATTACTCTTACCGTTTCACCCCAAATTATCCACCCCGAAACCATCGGACAACCACAGGGAAAATTAGCCATCATTGGTACAGGACCCGGTGCATCAAAGTGGATGTCTCCCGAAGTCAAAGAAATTCTCAATGCTGCAACTGATTTAGTCGGTTATAAAACCTATATCAATTTAATTGGTGCTTTAGCTGATGGTAAAAATATTCATGAATCTGATAACAGAGAAGAAGAAGCACGGGCGAAAATGGCCTTAGACTTAGCCGCAGAAGGACGATATGTAGCAGTAGTTTCTTCAGGCGACCCTGGTATTTATGCAATGGCAACCGCAGTTTTTGAAGTCATAGACCGATATAATCAACCAGAATGGCATACTATTGATATTCAAGTAGCCCCAGGCATTTCCGCCATGCAAGCCACTGCCGCAGCTATTGGCGCACCTTTAGGACATGACTTTTGTGTAATTTCTCTTTCTGACATTTTGAAACCTTGGGAAATTATCGCCCAACGCATTACAACAGCAGCCCAAGGTGATTTTGTTATAGCATTTTATAACCCTGTTTCCAAAGAACGGACTTGGCAATTAGCAGAAGCTAAAAATATCTTGCTACAGTACAGAAAAGCAGATACTCCAGTAATATTAGGGTGGAATCTTGGCAGACCAGGACAAGCAGTAAAAGTCATCACCCTTGAACAATTAGAACCAATAGAAGCCGATATGCGAACCTTGATTATTGTTGGTTCTTCTCAAACTCGGAAGATTGAAACTAGTGAACAAGATATACGGGTTTATACACCACGCCGTTATAATTCATAACTGGAAATAGGTGACAGGTTACAAGAGGCAAACGTTTTTTAATTTTGACCTTTGATTTTTGACTTGATTTATCTGCCTCCCCATTTCCCAGTCCTCAATCCCTTACCTTCTGCAAATAAAGCCCCAAGAATAACAACTTATTCTCAGGGCTGTCATACCTGACCACCTTTACCTTTGTAATTTAAAAATACCATAGCTTTTGAGAACGTAAAGACATAAATATCGGAATTATGTCTAAAATTAAATGAATGATGCTAGTGATTTGTGCTATCCTGTTATGCAAATTGTTATTTTTATATAATCAATCCAGATATTTATTAGGCGATTTACCAGGTTATTTTTCTGAGAAAATCTTCAGGATTTAGAATACAGAAGATGCTTAACCCAAAATATGCTAACAAAAGTCAGAAAAATAACCGCTTTTAGAGTCAGACTTGATAATTTATCTAAAAATTTGTTCCTTTGTATTACTGATTTGACAATCGTTTTCTCCATAAATTCCAGCAAGCATCTCTGCTAACTTCTAAATTCTCACACAAACAAAAAGATATAATTCCATCCATTATGTCTAGTCAAATGCTGATAAAGACTTGAATTTTCGGTTCTTATCATCAACAATAAAAGCATCATGTTCCATACATGATTGTAGCCAATAAAAGTGACAGAAGCCCTGATATATGTCCGCCCTTGCGGACATTTTTTATATTTATAAATCACCATCTAGATTGATTTTTTGTTTGATTAAAAAAAATAATTTCTCAGTCTCTTACTCAGAGTTAGATTGGCAGAATAAAAAGACATAAATCCTATAATTATGTCCGAAAAATTTCATGCCTTTCCAAGAAGTTGGGTATCTGGGTATTATGTTTTTTAAATTGAGCCACTTACCCTGACTGACACTGACATTAGATAGCACCTAAATCAACTATTATTATTCCTGATAGCTCTGCTCTTGAATTGAAAGTTTTAATCGTGTATTCTTAGCAGTCAAGAACATTTATCAAGAAAAATGACGAACAAATTTATACTAAGCTTGTTTTCTTCTCCTGTCTTGATTAGCTCTTTTTTGACCATGGGAGTGATGCTAAATCAAGCCCAAGCAGCCGAACCAGCAGCCACAAACACAGCCCAAAATAGAGATAATTTGTCCTGTATTCGCAATAAACATAAAGTGGGTTTAGTCTGTGCTAGAGCTTCCGTATTGGCTCAAATTCCACAGTATCAAGCCCAACCAGAAGATTTTGATACTCCTGATGATATTCAAATGCTAGAGTTCAATGTTGACGAAAGCAATATGGCGGTTGATTTATTTGGCTGTGATTGCCCTGCTTGTATAAATTCTTTACGGCAAATGCGTGGTGTTACACCTCTAGTTTATTAGGGAATAGGGAATGGGGAATAAGCAGAAGGCAAGAGAATAAATTTCTTCCCATCTCCCCATCTCCCCATCTCCCCAAAAATATCAACAACTTCCAGCCCATGTTATCCATGTATGGGATAAACTTATGTGCAGAACTTCCTGGGTTGTCTCTGGTTCAGAAATGATTGCATTAGTTAAATCTGCATCTTTGAGTTCTGATTCCTCGATATTGCTACCAATCAAATTTGTTTTTTGAAGATTAGCACCACTTAAATCAGCACCACTGATATCTGCTTCCCTGAGGTTTGCACCCAGTAGGTTAGCCAACTTTAAATTTGCACCTCGCAAATCTGCACGACTAAGATTGGTTTCCTGGAAATTAACTTTCGTTAAGTCAGCACCAATCAAATTTACTTCACTCAAGTTTGCACCTTGCAAATTTGCACCATTTAGGTCAGCATTAGTCAAATTTGCGCGACTAAGGTTACATTTACTCAAGTTTGCTTCACTTAAATCAGCACCACTCAAGTCAGCTTCAGATAAATTGATACCGCTTAATTCAACTTTAGTTAGCTTTGCCTGATGCAGCTTTGCTCCCTTAAAATTTCGCTTTCCTGATTTATATTGATTCAGGAAGCTTTTAGCGTCCATAATTTCACCTCTCTATGTCTATAGGTGAGTTCAACTCCTACAAACCACACAAAATACCTTTAGACATCTGGTGAGCAAGTAGAGCCGAGAATCTCTACCCATGGAACGTCTCTACAAGGATTGTGAAAAACGCATATTTAATTTTCTCAGATGTCTATTTAGTTATTCTATTGTCCTCAAGATTTTTGAATTTTGAATCTTTCCTTAATAGAAAGATACTTAACTTAATGTTAATGCCATATACAGGTAATCTGGGCATCTATAGCAATCCTATCTTGTTGATCAAGGTTAAAATCTATAAGCACTATGGTAGGACTTACGCAAGATTGAACTCAAAACCTGATTCTTGCGTAGGGGTAATTCATGAATTACCCCTACTTCCGTTCTGTTTTGCGTAAGTCCTGTATGGGAAAAACAAAGAAATACCAACATGACGACTGATTTGATATCTACTACTACACCTGACTTTCTCAGCACCCTCACCCAAGCTGTGGCTGCGTATCGACAGGGAAATAAACTTCCTGCTGCTGAGATAGTAGTCAATGCGTTGTTACAAGCAGAAAAAAATGCCAAACAGCAACGCCTAAATTATCCTTTTGATTCTCTCGTCGGTAAATGGCGGCTTTGTTTTGCCACTGGAACCAAAAAAGTCAGAAGACGCGGGGGAATTATTTTAGGTAAGGGTTTCTATGTACCAAAATTTGCATCTGCCCATATTTCTTTTAGTGCTGATTTAGAGAAGTCTGCGGGTAGAGGGGAAATTGCTAATCAAGTACAACTAGGATCTATGTTGTTAAAACTCACAGGTCTGGCGCAATATTTGGGCAAAAAAAATCTCTTGGCTTTTGATTTTACTCAGATGCAAATTAGTTTATTTAATCGTGTTGTCTACAACCAGAGGATTCGTTCTGGTAAGGTAGAATCTGAGGATTTTTATCATCAGTCTATCG of the Anabaena sphaerica FACHB-251 genome contains:
- a CDS encoding precorrin-8X methylmutase, with protein sequence MSNYIRDANEIYRKSFAIIRSEANLDILPEDVAQVAVRLIHACGMPDIATDLAYSRNAVESGRKALAAGAPILCDCRMVAEGITRKRLPANNAVICTLNDPEVPTIAKRLGNTRSAAALELWRFHLDGAVVAIGNAPTALFRLLEMLDEGVPRPAVILGFPVGFVGAAESKAALAADSRNVPFLTLHGRRGGSAIASAAVNALATEEEI
- a CDS encoding precorrin-2 C(20)-methyltransferase, producing the protein MNPKGRLYGIGVGPGDPELLTLKALRLLRSASVIAYQSAIDRESIARKIVSPYLPGHQIEVLYHLPRALEPEKAQAIYDKEVEPIAEHLAAGRDVVVLCEGDPFFYGSFMYIFTRLSDQYQTEVVPGISSLMACPVSLGVPFTYYNDILTVLPATLPTEMLTAQLLATDAAAIMKLGRHFTKVRDVLHQLGLASRAKYIERATTTQQRIIPLDEVDPEQVPYFSMIVIPTKQKL
- a CDS encoding serine hydrolase translates to MVTDIRKRLVEILNTLVQDRGVAGVSVTLNINQKPEYVWHPPLLPDEPVFLVYSITKIFTTAVLLLLQEEELLTLEDPLAVWFPKIGQADCITLRQLLNHTAGIPDYGSLRAYHDAVRSFPSIPWTFEQFAAVTFDQGLCFAPGTSWAYSNPGYLLLKRIIEAVTGSSYRDLIFDRIIRPLGLRQTFVPESVEELSSLTPATSCALALDGTPRDVRHYYHPGWVSHGVIASTPSEIVLFLNSLFSNLLLPQHCVEEMARLVPVALPTIEGLATPKPTQPWVRPSYGLGLMGDPASAWGLMLGHNGGGPGYSASAFHFPELGGVSICAMCAMEEGLKAEDIVFAVLYQVR
- the cobJ gene encoding precorrin-3B C(17)-methyltransferase, which gives rise to MKTRVAPAVVILGQNSIAVARQIINILPGAKLYGLASRTCDVDVSFTSFGDTLRELFAAGTPIIGICAAGILIRTLAPLITDKSQEPPVLAVAEDGSAVVPLLGGLSGVNELARQIAEALNIQAAITTTGDLRFRTALLSPPPGYHLANPEDAKKFIADLLAGAKVKLVGTAPWLSESNLPIDDNGELTIQVTEKEVIPQPDCLVYHPAKIAIAITSPSTQTLTQIHELLADAQVSPKAVAVILAPLYLAANPILQNIAKIFQVPTRFFQASQLTEFTTQGYSFHEAVVFVGTEPNNKSLCSPFSQITLTVSPQIIHPETIGQPQGKLAIIGTGPGASKWMSPEVKEILNAATDLVGYKTYINLIGALADGKNIHESDNREEEARAKMALDLAAEGRYVAVVSSGDPGIYAMATAVFEVIDRYNQPEWHTIDIQVAPGISAMQATAAAIGAPLGHDFCVISLSDILKPWEIIAQRITTAAQGDFVIAFYNPVSKERTWQLAEAKNILLQYRKADTPVILGWNLGRPGQAVKVITLEQLEPIEADMRTLIIVGSSQTRKIETSEQDIRVYTPRRYNS
- a CDS encoding pentapeptide repeat-containing protein, with translation MDAKSFLNQYKSGKRNFKGAKLHQAKLTKVELSGINLSEADLSGADLSEANLSKCNLSRANLTNADLNGANLQGANLSEVNLIGADLTKVNFQETNLSRADLRGANLKLANLLGANLREADISGADLSGANLQKTNLIGSNIEESELKDADLTNAIISEPETTQEVLHISLSHTWITWAGSC